Proteins from a single region of Chrysemys picta bellii isolate R12L10 chromosome 9, ASM1138683v2, whole genome shotgun sequence:
- the VMA21 gene encoding vacuolar ATPase assembly integral membrane protein VMA21 — MERYDKAAPPELGQNEGSLTSTLRTLLFFTALMILLPIGLYFSSKAYVFEGTLGMSNRDSYFYAAIVAVVTVHVVLALFVYVAWNEGSRQWREGKQD; from the exons ATGGAGCGATACGATAAAGCGGCGCCCCCGGAGCTCGGGCA AAATGAGGGTTCCTTAACATCAACTCTAAGAACGCTTCTGTTCTTCACCGCTCTGATGATCTTATTACCTATTGGGCTGTACTTCTCTTCAAAGGCTTATGTATTTGAAG GTACCTTGGGAATGTCCAACAGAGACAGCTATTTTTATGCTGCCATCGTCGCTGTAGTTACTGTTCATGTGGTACTTGCTCTCTTTGTCTATGTAGCTTGGAATGAAGGGTCTCGACAGTGGCGTGAAGGCAAGCAGGATTAA